The Paenibacillus sp. G2S3 region AGGTATGAATTATACCGTCTTATTGATCTTCTACTATCTCTGACTGCCAGCCTAGCTGTCTGCACATCTCGCTCATTTTGCGAATATTCAGCCTAGCCTCAATCCGGGTTAAGCCCAGTCTGATTGAAGTATCCGCGGCCCAGCGAAGTAAGTATACCAAGGTATCAGCCTGCGCTTCTTTAGCTGCATAGTCTAATAATACAAGGGTATTGTCTACGACACCGGCGCGTACATATCCCCAATAGCTGCCATCAAATTGTCGTATGGTAAACAACTCACGATCCTCTGTAACCTGAGCCTCTTCTAGCGGACTTTCCAGATGCTCCAGCCACTCCTTTTCAGAAGTGAAATGCAGTGTATATTGCGGAATGTTCCACTCGGTAGTCTGGGTCGCGAGGTCGGCCAGCTGCTTACTATTTTCTAAAGGCACCCATTTTTCCACGGGATGATCTAACTCCGCAGGAACGTCTACGACTATTTTCCAAGGTCTGTAGTTTACTTCTGCGCCAATGGATCCTAGGATCTCAGGTACGCCGACACTTTCCAAGCCTCTTTGCTTGGCGATCTGAATAAGTGTTCTCAGTGCATCCGGTGAACCCTTTGCAACATCATTACTATGCATGACTACAATGGTTCCATTCTCAAGCGTAGGTTCAACTCTGGCAACGATCTCTTCTGCAGAAATACCTGACCAATCTCCGCAATCAACGCCTTCAATATCCAGATAACCGCCCCATTCTATCAGCCAATCGAGATTCTCTTCCCGGTAGGAGCAGTATGGAAACCGCATGAAATTGGGAGAAGGAAGACCCGTTGCATCCTGATAGGCCAGCTCAGTCAGCTTCAGCTGCTCTAAGAATACCCCCTTTGGCACTTGGGCCATTCGCCGATGATGATACGTATGCGGAGCAAGCACATGACCCCGGGACAGGATTAATCTTGCCTTCTCTGGATACCGATCCATCCATTCCCCAGTGAAGAAGAAGGTGCCTACAGCATCTTCCTCCTCCAAAACATCAAGCCATAATTCAACGGGAAGCTGAGAAGGCCCATCATCAAATGTAAAGGCGCATAGTGCTTGGTTGATATCGCCTTTCCAAACTGCTTTAGATGACATATTGACGCCTCATTTCTATGGTTATTTGACAAAGAAGTTCGGTAAGAAGTCCTTATTGGCTTCCAGCATTTCATCCAGCATACGAACCGCCACATCTACAGATGGAACGAGTGGATGATGTACCATTGCCTGAAGAGCAAGCGCGCGATCACCGGTTACAGCGGCATCAATAGCTAGCTGCTCATAAGTTTTGACCGCATGAATGAGTCCTTTAGCCATCGTTGGAATCTTGGTCAGTGGTAGAGGCAGTGGGCCGTTCTTGGTGACAACACAGTTGACTTCGATGCTTGCGTCATCTGGCAGGAAGTCCAGTATGCCTCGGTTAGCAACATTGAGGGTCTGGATGTCGTTTGATCCGTTATGGAGCGATCTCAT contains the following coding sequences:
- a CDS encoding polysaccharide deacetylase family protein; protein product: MSSKAVWKGDINQALCAFTFDDGPSQLPVELWLDVLEEEDAVGTFFFTGEWMDRYPEKARLILSRGHVLAPHTYHHRRMAQVPKGVFLEQLKLTELAYQDATGLPSPNFMRFPYCSYREENLDWLIEWGGYLDIEGVDCGDWSGISAEEIVARVEPTLENGTIVVMHSNDVAKGSPDALRTLIQIAKQRGLESVGVPEILGSIGAEVNYRPWKIVVDVPAELDHPVEKWVPLENSKQLADLATQTTEWNIPQYTLHFTSEKEWLEHLESPLEEAQVTEDRELFTIRQFDGSYWGYVRAGVVDNTLVLLDYAAKEAQADTLVYLLRWAADTSIRLGLTRIEARLNIRKMSEMCRQLGWQSEIVEDQ